In Topomyia yanbarensis strain Yona2022 chromosome 2, ASM3024719v1, whole genome shotgun sequence, one DNA window encodes the following:
- the LOC131684257 gene encoding extracellular serine/threonine protein CG31145 — MYWIRSKKLKERLALGFGASLVLFTLLLVIDLQMDLGVSRGDFIPSHARIRFASEDDKSGIYNEFHRKFLAKSNASGSKEYLTTNPHTRGRTDTSGAGFPGKQITTTPPHDRFKDLTAVVVAPKNRRNPQYFERIVIKEDYTEDVNPSLADMLDLRVSVNASNLEKFQLSITKNELYSKSDRLVDAVIQDMITLPIKHVVQKEGGTQIKLIIEYPNDIHALFKPMRFPREQQTLPNHFYFTDYERHTAEIAAFHLDRLMGFRRAMPVTGRILNITTEIEALCDENLLKTFFVSPARNKCFHGKCSYYCDTSHAICGSPDTLEGSFAAFLPTQPDTQRKVWRHPWRRSYHKRRKAQWETDPDYCAMVRDIPPYDEDRRLLDLMDMSVFDFLTGNMDRHHYETFKIFGNDTFPIHLDHGRGFGRPFHDELTILAPLLQCCLIRSSTLETLLLLHNGQKPLSERMRESMTSDPIAPVLWEPHLAALDRRVGIVLQAVRDCVKKASEEEEFDAGQNQLGNGDSFS; from the coding sequence ATGTACTGGATACGATCGAAAAAGTTGAAAGAGCGCCTGGCGCTTGGCTTTGGTGCCTCGCTGGTGCTGTTCACCCTGCTGCTGGTGATCGATTTACAGATGGATCTCGGAGTGTCTCGGGGAGATTTCATACCTTCCCATGCGCGGATACGATTCGCTAGCGAGGACGATAAAAGCGGTATCTACAATGAATTTCATCGGAAGTTTCTGGCGAAAAGTAACGCTTCCGGATCGAAAGAGTACCTAACTACTAATCCACACACCCGTGGTAGAACGGACACCTCCGGAGCGGGGTTTCCGGGCAAACAAATTACAACAACACCGCCACACGATCGATTTAAAGATCTAACAGCAGTGGTGGTGGCACCGAAAAACCGACGAAATCCACAATATTTTGAACGGATCGTTATCAAAGAAGACTATACGGAAGATGTCAATCCGAGCCTGGCGGATATGCTTGACCTGCGAGTAAGTGTCAATGCAAGCAACCTGGAGAAATTTCAACTTTCAATTACCAAAAACGAGCTGTACTCCAAGAGTGACCGACTCGTAGACGCTGTGATACAAGACATGATTACGCTCCCCATAAAGCACGTCGTTCAAAAGGAAGGCGGAACGCAAATAAAACTGATCATTGAATATCCGAACGATATTCACGCACTGTTCAAGCCGATGCGATTCCCCCGGGAACAGCAAACGCTTCCGAACCATTTCTATTTCACCGATTACGAGCGACATACAGCGGAAATTGCCGCATTCCATCTGGATCGGTTGATGGGTTTCCGTCGAGCGATGCCCGTCACCGGCCGGATTCTAAACATTACCACCGAAATCGAGGCGTTGTGCGATGAAAATCTTCTGAAAACATTCTTCGTGTCACCGGCACGTAACAAGTGTTTCCACGGCAAATGTTCCTACTATTGTGATACATCCCATGCAATCTGTGGCAGTCCGGATACACTGGAAGGCTCGTTCGCTGCATTCCTACCGACGCAGCCGGATACTCAGCGGAAAGTGTGGCGGCATCCCTGGCGCCGTTCGTACCACAAACGCAGGAAGGCCCAGTGGGAAACTGACCCGGACTACTGCGCCATGGTTCGCGACATTCCCCCGTACGACGAAGACCGTCGGCTACTGGACCTAATGGACATGTCGGTGTTTGATTTTCTCACCGGCAACATGGACCGGCATCATTACGAAACgttcaaaattttcggaaatGACACATTTCCGATTCATCTGGACCACGGTCGAGGCTTTGGTCGACCATTCCATGATGAGCTTACCATTCTGGCACCACTCCTGCAGTGCTGCCTAATTCGATCGTCAACATTGGAAACGCTGCTACTGTTACACAACGGCCAAAAACCGTTGTCGGAGCGAATGCGAGAATCGATGACAAGTGATCCGATCGCTCCGGTCCTATGGGAACCGCATCTAGCCGCTTTGGATCGCAGGGTGGGTATAGTTCTACAAGCAGTTCGAGACTGTGTTAAAAAGGCTTCGGAAGAGGAAGAATTTGACGCAGGACAGAATCAACTCGGCAACGGTGACAGCTTCTCCTAG